In a single window of the Corvus hawaiiensis isolate bCorHaw1 chromosome 19, bCorHaw1.pri.cur, whole genome shotgun sequence genome:
- the LOC125336039 gene encoding regulator of G-protein signaling 9-like yields the protein MGLDLSAPAGAAAAITLQASSDTSALRRLGTPPWVSRPDLTEPLSFSSPQPGHLASCAPCPAAHAGPSTPASPPAVPQALPSVSPGPPALPHGTACPSPISLALDSTAATQMDPRASSPGPCPSGSRRSRLAARSWGRFLRRGCWTSPTLATLSPRCPAVPHGKVQPLGGRERRLRPDTRTVSSFFQVKTAAPSDSRACPRGCGPGEDRHRRARKGSAKELICPWETPTEEGRAG from the exons ATGGGGCTGGATCTGTCAGCACCCGCGGGGGCTGCGGCAGCAATAACCCTGCAGGCAAGTAGTGACACCTCTGCGCTCCGGCg CCTGGGGACACCACCCTGGGTGTCACGCCCAGACCTGACCGAgcctctctccttttcctccccacagccaggcCACCTCGCATCCTGCGCCCCTTGCCCGGCTGCCCACGCTGGCCCCAGCACCCCGGCATCGCCACCAGCCGtcccccaggccctgccctcCGTGTCCCCCGggcccccagccctgccgcACGGCACCGCCTGCCCCTCGCCCAtcagcctggccctggacagCACCGCGGCCACCCAGATGGACCCCCGGGCGTCCAGCCCCGGCCCCTGCCCATCCGGCAGCAGGAGGTCCCGCCTGGCTGCCCGGTCCTGGGGCCGGTTCCTCAGGAGGGGCTGCTGGACCTCGCCCACCCTGGCCACGCTGTCGCCCCGGTGCCCGGCTGTGCCCCACGGCAAAGTGCAGCCGCTgggcgggcgggagcggcggctgcGGCCGGACACCAGGACGGTCAGCAG CTTCTTCCAAGTCAAAACGGCTGCGCCTTCGGACAGCCGAGCCtgccccaggggctgtgggccTGGAGAGGACAGACACCGCCGAGCTCGGAAGGGCTCTGCAAAGGAGTTGATCTGCCCCTGGGAGACCCCCACGGAGGAGGGGAGAGCGGGGTAA